A genomic stretch from Tribolium castaneum strain GA2 chromosome 6, icTriCast1.1, whole genome shotgun sequence includes:
- the LOC661984 gene encoding probable ribonuclease ZC3H12B isoform X3 — protein sequence MTVVDEKYVDDICGEGCQRSVAGEDSSYDSDYEADPTPSRHQDVSRTASDTLAAEYAEYVETTPSDASPGYTARVEFALKLGYTEKLVQAALQKLGPSPAQNELLAELIKLGAQKGGSCDSSPSESTLDVTDVQGEQAGGQALRPIVIDGSNVAMSHGNKEIFSCRGIKICVDWFKSRGHKDITVFVPKWRKEAPRPDNPVRDQDILAELEKERLLVFTPSRLVGGKRMVCYDDRYILRLAAEVDGIVVSNDNYRDLCQESAEFRKVVEERILMYSFVNDRFMPPDDPLGRSGPTLDNFLRTQPKKGDPPPPCPYAKKCTYGNKCKYHHPERGPFPHKSVTERLSEHAQRHLQAREGDIRKTPLGRTRSNVPPPKEVQHVVVSKSRSVDNVGAAPPQPENLHRKLQRQLTLNPASDPRLVRRYVAPQPPYMNWDMHQHVTRIASAPDSYRPWPPAAPTHRHMQRMSSCSDPQLNVWPPLWSQGGPPPPPTLQEDARRKLHYHLAAIFPEEQVTQAMRMYPDETNPQKICAAILSMFPKT from the exons ATGACAGTCGTCGACGAG AAATATGTAGACGACATTTGCGGCGAGGGATGTCAGCGTTCCGTCGCCGGCGAAGACTCCAGCTACGATTCGGACTACGAAGCCGATCCGACGCCTAGCCGCCACCAGGATGTCTCCCGGACCGCCAGCGACACGCTTGCCGCCGAATACGCCGAGTACGTCGAAACGACGCCGTCGGACGCCTCACCAGGTTACACGGCGCGCGTCGAGTTTGCGCTGAAACTCGGCTACACCGAGAAGCTGGTGCAGGCGGCGCTACAGAAATTGGGGCCGTCGCCGGCGCAGAACGAACTGCTGGCGGAGTTGATTAAGTTGGGGGCGCAGAAAGGGGGCTCCTGTGATAGCAGTCCGTCGGAGAGTACGCTGGACGTGACCGATGTCCAAGGGGAACAGGCCGGAGGGCAGGCTCTGAGGCCGATTGTTATCGATGGGAGCAATGTTGCGATGAG CCACGGCAACAAGGAGATATTCTCATGCCGCGGCATAAAAATCTGCGTGGATTGGTTCAAATCACGCGGCCACAAAGACATCACCGTCTTCGTGCCGAAATGGCGCAAAGAAGCCCCCCGTCCCGACAACCCCGTCCGCGACCAAGACATTCTAGCCGAACTGGAAAAAGAAAGACTGCTCGTATTCACCCCATCGCGTCTCGTCGGCGGCAAACGCATGGTCTGCTACGACGACCGCTACATCCTCCGGCTGGCAGCCGAAGTGGACGGCATCGTCGTCAGCAACGACAACTACCGCGACCTCTGCCAAGAAAGCGCCGAGTTTCGCAAAGTGGTCGAAGAGCGCATTCTCATGTACAGCTTCGTCAACGACCGCTTCATGCCCCCCGACGACCCCCTGGGGCGCTCCGGCCCCACCCTAGACAACTTCCTCCGAACGCAGCCCAAAAAAGGGGACCCCCCGCCCCCTTGTCCCTACGCCAAAAAGTGCACATACGGCAACAAATGCAAGTACCACCACCCCGAACGCGGCCCCTTCCCGCATAAAAGCGTAACCGAACGGCTGTCAGAACACGCACAAAGACACCTCCAAGCGCGCGAAGGCGACATCCGGAAAACCCCCTTGGGGCGCACCCGCTCCAACGTGCCCCCACCCAAAGAAGTGCAACATGTCGTGGTGTCGAAAAGCCGCAGTGTGGATAATGTGGGGGCTGCGCCCCCCCAACCTGAGAACCTCCACCGGAAGCTCCAAAGACAACTGACACTAAACCCGGCGTCTGATCCGAGATTGGTGCGGCGGTACGTGGCCCCACAGCCCCCTTACATGAACTGGGACATGCACCAGCACGTGACGCGGATTGCGTCAGCTCCGGATTCGTACAGGCCGTGGCCCCCGGCAGCCCCCACGCATCGACATATGCAAAGAATGTCGAGTTGTTCCGATCCGCAGTTGAATGTTTGGCCGCCGTTGTGGTCGCAAGGGGGCCCACCACCGCCCCCTACACTGCAGGAGGATGCGCGCAGGAAATTGCACTATCATCTAGCGGCGATTTTTCCCGAAGAACAAGTCACACAAGCGATGAGGATGTATCCGGATGAGACGAATCCGCAGAAGATTTGCGCGGCGATTTTATCAATGTTTCCCAAAACCTAA
- the LOC661984 gene encoding probable ribonuclease ZC3H12B isoform X2 codes for MVKVVNKYVDDICGEGCQRSVAGEDSSYDSDYEADPTPSRHQDVSRTASDTLAAEYAEYVETTPSDASPGYTARVEFALKLGYTEKLVQAALQKLGPSPAQNELLAELIKLGAQKGGSCDSSPSESTLDVTDVQGEQAGGQALRPIVIDGSNVAMSHGNKEIFSCRGIKICVDWFKSRGHKDITVFVPKWRKEAPRPDNPVRDQDILAELEKERLLVFTPSRLVGGKRMVCYDDRYILRLAAEVDGIVVSNDNYRDLCQESAEFRKVVEERILMYSFVNDRFMPPDDPLGRSGPTLDNFLRTQPKKGDPPPPCPYAKKCTYGNKCKYHHPERGPFPHKSVTERLSEHAQRHLQAREGDIRKTPLGRTRSNVPPPKEVQHVVVSKSRSVDNVGAAPPQPENLHRKLQRQLTLNPASDPRLVRRYVAPQPPYMNWDMHQHVTRIASAPDSYRPWPPAAPTHRHMQRMSSCSDPQLNVWPPLWSQGGPPPPPTLQEDARRKLHYHLAAIFPEEQVTQAMRMYPDETNPQKICAAILSMFPKT; via the exons ATGGTAAAAGTCGTTAAT AAATATGTAGACGACATTTGCGGCGAGGGATGTCAGCGTTCCGTCGCCGGCGAAGACTCCAGCTACGATTCGGACTACGAAGCCGATCCGACGCCTAGCCGCCACCAGGATGTCTCCCGGACCGCCAGCGACACGCTTGCCGCCGAATACGCCGAGTACGTCGAAACGACGCCGTCGGACGCCTCACCAGGTTACACGGCGCGCGTCGAGTTTGCGCTGAAACTCGGCTACACCGAGAAGCTGGTGCAGGCGGCGCTACAGAAATTGGGGCCGTCGCCGGCGCAGAACGAACTGCTGGCGGAGTTGATTAAGTTGGGGGCGCAGAAAGGGGGCTCCTGTGATAGCAGTCCGTCGGAGAGTACGCTGGACGTGACCGATGTCCAAGGGGAACAGGCCGGAGGGCAGGCTCTGAGGCCGATTGTTATCGATGGGAGCAATGTTGCGATGAG CCACGGCAACAAGGAGATATTCTCATGCCGCGGCATAAAAATCTGCGTGGATTGGTTCAAATCACGCGGCCACAAAGACATCACCGTCTTCGTGCCGAAATGGCGCAAAGAAGCCCCCCGTCCCGACAACCCCGTCCGCGACCAAGACATTCTAGCCGAACTGGAAAAAGAAAGACTGCTCGTATTCACCCCATCGCGTCTCGTCGGCGGCAAACGCATGGTCTGCTACGACGACCGCTACATCCTCCGGCTGGCAGCCGAAGTGGACGGCATCGTCGTCAGCAACGACAACTACCGCGACCTCTGCCAAGAAAGCGCCGAGTTTCGCAAAGTGGTCGAAGAGCGCATTCTCATGTACAGCTTCGTCAACGACCGCTTCATGCCCCCCGACGACCCCCTGGGGCGCTCCGGCCCCACCCTAGACAACTTCCTCCGAACGCAGCCCAAAAAAGGGGACCCCCCGCCCCCTTGTCCCTACGCCAAAAAGTGCACATACGGCAACAAATGCAAGTACCACCACCCCGAACGCGGCCCCTTCCCGCATAAAAGCGTAACCGAACGGCTGTCAGAACACGCACAAAGACACCTCCAAGCGCGCGAAGGCGACATCCGGAAAACCCCCTTGGGGCGCACCCGCTCCAACGTGCCCCCACCCAAAGAAGTGCAACATGTCGTGGTGTCGAAAAGCCGCAGTGTGGATAATGTGGGGGCTGCGCCCCCCCAACCTGAGAACCTCCACCGGAAGCTCCAAAGACAACTGACACTAAACCCGGCGTCTGATCCGAGATTGGTGCGGCGGTACGTGGCCCCACAGCCCCCTTACATGAACTGGGACATGCACCAGCACGTGACGCGGATTGCGTCAGCTCCGGATTCGTACAGGCCGTGGCCCCCGGCAGCCCCCACGCATCGACATATGCAAAGAATGTCGAGTTGTTCCGATCCGCAGTTGAATGTTTGGCCGCCGTTGTGGTCGCAAGGGGGCCCACCACCGCCCCCTACACTGCAGGAGGATGCGCGCAGGAAATTGCACTATCATCTAGCGGCGATTTTTCCCGAAGAACAAGTCACACAAGCGATGAGGATGTATCCGGATGAGACGAATCCGCAGAAGATTTGCGCGGCGATTTTATCAATGTTTCCCAAAACCTAA